The Vicinamibacterales bacterium genome includes the window GGTCTCGCCGCCTTCGCGTCGCGCCTGATCGCCTGGCGCGCCGGCGCGCGCTGGTACGCCGCCCTGCTGATCGCGCCGGCGGCGATTGCGGCCGCGCTGGCGGCGCTCTCCTCCGTCTCGCGTGGCTTCCTGCCGGGCATCGTCACCTCGGACGACCCGCTGTCGCTTCTGCTCACCAGCCTCGCCGTAGGCGTGGCAGCGGGCATCTTCGAGGAACTCGGGTGGACGGGTTTCGCGATCCCGGCGCTGAGGCGAACGCGCGGCATGGTCTCAACCGGGTTCATCGTCGGCATCCTCTGGAGCGCGTGGCACCTGTTCCCGAACATCTGGTCGGCCCGGTCCGCGGCCGGCGACCTGCCGATGTCGATCCACATGACCGGCATCGCCGCCGGCATATTCATCGGGTACCTGACGGCGTACCGAATCGTGATGGTCTGGGTCTACGACGCGACCGGGAGCATCCTCATCGGCATGCTCATGCACGTGAGCATCACGTTTTCACTCCTGGCGCTCAATCCGCTCGGCATTTCGGGGCTGCGGTTGCTGGTGTTCTCGTTCAGCTTCGCGGCCGCGCTCTGGATCGCCGTCGCGCTGGTGGCGCTGATGAATCGCGAACCGGGGCGGCAACCCTGGCGCCGACTGATCTACGATGCGCAGGGACGCCATGGTGAACGCGCAAACGCTCGAGCGGGCGCGGAAGTCATTCGCGGAGCGGTGTTGGGCGGAGGCGTATCGCCTGTTCGAGGCCGCCGCGCGCGAAGCTCCGCTGGAAGCGGAGGATCTCGAACGCCTCGCCACGGCCGGCTACCTGCTCGGGCGCGACGACGACAGTGAGGCGTTCTGGGAACGGGCGCATCACACCTTCCTGGAGCGCGGCGACCGCGAAGGGGCCGCGCGATCGGCATGCTCGCTCGCGATCGGACTGCAGCTCCGCGGCGCCATGGCTCCGGCATCCGGCTGGTTCGCGCGAGCCCGGCACATCCTCGACGAGGGGCAGATCGAGTGCGTCGTGCGCGGGTATCTGTTGATTCCGTCCGCCATTCAGCGCGTCGTGCAGGGGGACCCGGCCGCGGGTCACGCCCTGTTCGGCGAGGC containing:
- a CDS encoding CPBP family intramembrane glutamic endopeptidase; amino-acid sequence: MTSLKSFVGRHPVASYFVLTFAISWGGALLAVGGSGGMRGTTPGSDPRFAYALFAMLAGPALSGLFMTALLHGRSGLAAFASRLIAWRAGARWYAALLIAPAAIAAALAALSSVSRGFLPGIVTSDDPLSLLLTSLAVGVAAGIFEELGWTGFAIPALRRTRGMVSTGFIVGILWSAWHLFPNIWSARSAAGDLPMSIHMTGIAAGIFIGYLTAYRIVMVWVYDATGSILIGMLMHVSITFSLLALNPLGISGLRLLVFSFSFAAALWIAVALVALMNREPGRQPWRRLIYDAQGRHGERANARAGAEVIRGAVLGGGVSPVRGRRARSSAGSGGSRTPRHGRLPARARRRQ